GGCCATCAGCATCAGGAGGCCGTTGCAGGGGTTCTGGTAGCGGGCCAGCTGGGTGGATACGCTCTCCGGCAGGGTCGCCAGCACCGGGCTGAGCGGCTGCTGGCGCAGGGTCACGCGCAGGGCATTGGCCCAGGCTATCTGCAGGTCAATTATCTGGCGGATTTGGCGCGGCCGGTCGGTCAGCACGGTTTTCAGGCCACGGGTCAGCGAGCGGTGGCTTATCAGCAGGGTGCCCCACAGGTGGCGGGCCTCATTAAACCGGGCGTAGCAGGCGTTATTGCGAAACCCGAGGAAGATAGCGATAGCCACCCCCAGGATGCTGAACGGCGCCATAGACAGGCGGATCCCCAGGGTGTCGTACCAGGGCAGACAAAAAATAACCACCACCGACAGCAGAAAATTAAGTAACAAACGTGAGGCAATTTTAGACAACACTGAACCGTGCCAGACGAATAAGCGGCTAAACCAGTGCTGGTGAGGACGAATAATCATGAAAATACAGACAACATCAAAGGGACGAGCATTAAACGCCTGTGCCGGCGGGCAGTCAACCCGACAAACAGTGTCACTATTGTGTGTTTATCCACCAGCTGAACCGGCCCCACGCCCGCATGGTAATTCACCGGGCGCAAGTGTAATGTGAGTGAAAATAAAATGTTAATTAAATGATGATGGCGGGGCAAAAATGACAAGAAAAGACGGACTGCTGGCGCTGCTGGTCGTGATTGTGTGGGGCATTAATTTTGTGGTTATCAAAATCGGGCTGCACCAGATGCCGCCACTGGTGCTGGCGGGGCTGCGCTTTTTGCTGGTGGCCTTCCCGGCGCTGTTGTTTGTCCGCCCCCCTAAAGTGCCCCTGCGCCTGCTGCTGGGCTACGGGCTGACCATCAGCTTTGGTCAGTTTGCTTTTCTGTTCAGCGCCATCAAATTCGGCATGCCTGCGGGGCTTGCCTCTCTGGTGCTCCAGGCGCAGGCGTTTTTCACCATTGTGCTGGGCGCGTTTATTTTCCATGAGCGGCTACAGGTGAAGCAGGGTATCGGGATCACGCTGGCTATCTTTGGGTTGCTGGTGTTGATCGAAGGGAGCCCCTCCGGGAGCGGCGCCTCGCTGGCGGGCTTTGTGCTGACCCTGGCCGGGGCCCTGTGCTGGGCTTCGGGCAATATCTTTAATAAAAAAATCATGCAGCTGAGCCCGCAGCCGGATGTGATGGCGATTGTGGTATGGAGTGCCCTGATCCCGATTGTGCCGTTTTTCGCTGTCAGCGCACTGCTGGACGGCCCGGCGGTGATCCTTGCCAG
This Shimwellia blattae DSM 4481 = NBRC 105725 DNA region includes the following protein-coding sequences:
- a CDS encoding bestrophin family protein, with the protein product MIIRPHQHWFSRLFVWHGSVLSKIASRLLLNFLLSVVVIFCLPWYDTLGIRLSMAPFSILGVAIAIFLGFRNNACYARFNEARHLWGTLLISHRSLTRGLKTVLTDRPRQIRQIIDLQIAWANALRVTLRQQPLSPVLATLPESVSTQLARYQNPCNGLLMLMAQWLAEQQRSGALSDIIYTRFEQHLTDLAGIQAGCERIANTPLPFAYSLILHRTVYTFCALLPFALVNDLLYMTPLISVFISYTFVALDALAEELEDPFGMEDNDLALTAMCTSLEIDLREMDEDDNKPARLRPDSHYRLS
- the eamA gene encoding O-acetylserine/cysteine exporter, which encodes MTRKDGLLALLVVIVWGINFVVIKIGLHQMPPLVLAGLRFLLVAFPALLFVRPPKVPLRLLLGYGLTISFGQFAFLFSAIKFGMPAGLASLVLQAQAFFTIVLGAFIFHERLQVKQGIGITLAIFGLLVLIEGSPSGSGASLAGFVLTLAGALCWASGNIFNKKIMQLSPQPDVMAIVVWSALIPIVPFFAVSALLDGPAVILASLRHIDLTTLLALLYLAFISTILGYGIWGTLLGRYETWRVAPLSLLVPVFGLASAMLFLGESLSLLQAGGALLIMAGLYINVFGFRRRAPVRSTPH